Within the Oncorhynchus kisutch isolate 150728-3 linkage group LG13, Okis_V2, whole genome shotgun sequence genome, the region GTTTTAGCAAAATATACACGGTAGGAGTAAGGGTCAATGTTTTGTTACACAAATGGGCTAATTAATACCGTAATGATTCAAGACTGTACCTTTCCAAGGCCAGCGATCATTGGTGTGTTCTCAGtgctaaaacaaaacaaacatgaaaaCAGTGCTTTTCCTTTATTACTTGTTCATTATAACTTCAGAGGGTGTTtaatacaggaccagtcaaaagttttaaaacacctaatcattcatgggtttttctttatttttactattttctacattgtagaataatagtgaagacatcaaaactacttaacaacagatatggaatcatgtagtaaccaaaaaaaaagtgttaaatatattttagatgttAGATTCTTCattgtagccaccctttgccttgatgacagcttgagacactcatggcattctctcaaccagtttcacctggaatggttttccaacagtcttgaaggaattcccacatatgctgagcacttgttggctgcttttccttcactctgcggtccaactcatcccaaaccatctcaactgggttgaggtcgggtgattgtggaagccaggtcatctgatgcagcgctccatcactctccttcttggtcaaatatcccttacacagcctggagatgtgttttgggtcattgtccaattgaaaaacaaatgatagtcccactaagcgcaaaccagatgggatggcgtatcgctgcagaatgctgtggtagccatgctggttaagtgtgccttgaattctaaataaatcaccgacagtgtcaccagcaaagaacccccacaccatcacacctcctcctccatgcttcacggtgggaactacacatggagatcatccgttcatctactcttCATCTCACAAAGAcgccaaaaatctcaaatttagactaatcagaacaaaggacagatttctactggtctaatgtccattgctcaagtttcttggcccaagcaagtcccttcttcttattggtgtcctttggtagtggtttctttgtagcaattcgaccatgaaggcttgattcacgcagtctcctctgagcagttgaagttttgatgtgtgtgttacttgaactctgtaaagcatttattttggctggaatttctgaggctggtaagtcaatcaaatgtatttataaatcatttcttacatcagctaatgtcacaaagtgctgtacagaaacccagactaaaaccccaaacagcaagcaatgcaggtgtagaagcacggtggctaggaaaaactccctagaaaggacagaACCTAGGACGAAACCTAGATAAACCAAACTCTAATGAAcatttcctctgcagcagaggtaactctgggtattcctttcctgtggcggtcctcatgagagacaggtaactctaatgaacttatcctctgcagcagaggtaactatgggtcttcctttcctgtggcggtcctcatgagaaccagttaactctaatgaacttatcctctgcagcagaggtaactatgggtcttcctttcctgtggcggtcctcatgagaaccagttaactctaatgaacttatcctctgcagcagaggtaactctgggtattcctttcctgtggcggtcctcatgagaaccagttaactctaatgaacttatcctctgcagcagaggtaactctgggtattcctttcctgtggcggtcctcatgagagacaggtaactctaatgaacttatcctctgcagcagaggtaactctgggtattcctttcctgtggctgtcctcatgagaaccagttaactctaatgaacttatcctctgcagcagaggtaactatgggtcttcctttcctgtggcggtcctcatgagagacaggtaactctaatgaacatttcctctgcagcagaggtaactctgggtattcctttcctgtggtggtccttatgagaaccagttaactctaatgaacttatcctctgcagcagaggtaactctgggtattcctttcctgtggcggtcctcatgagagacaggtaactctaatgaacatttcctctgcagcagaggtaactctgggtattcctttcctgtggtggtccttatgagaaccagttaactctaatgaacttatcctctgcagcagaggtaactctgggtattcctttcctgtggcggtcctcatgagaaccagttaactctaatgaacttatcctctgcagcagaggtaactctgggtattcctttcctgtggcggtcctcatgagaaccagttaactctaatgaacttatcctctgcagcagaggtaactctgggtattcctttcctgtggcggtcctcatgagagacaggtaactctaatgaacttatcctctgcagcagaggtaactctgggtattcctttcctgtggctgtcctcatgagaaccagttaactctaatgaacttatcctctgcagcagaggtaactatgggtcttcctttcctgtggcggtcctcatgagagacaggtaactctaatgaacatttcctctgcagcagaggtaactctgggtattcctttcctgtggtggtccttatgagaaccagttaactctaatgaacttatcctctgcagcagaggtaactctgggtattcctttcctgtggcggtcctcatgagagacaggtaactctaatgaacatttcctctgcagcagaggtaactctgggtattcctttcctgtggtggtccttatgagaaccagttaactctaatgaacttatcctctgcagcagaggtaactctgggtattcctttcctgtggcggtcctcatgagaaccagttaactctaatgaacttatcctctgcagcagaggtaactctgggtattcctttcctgtggcggtcctcatgagaaccaggtaactctaatgaacttatcctctgcagcagaggtaaccctgggtattcctttcctgtggcggtcctcatgagagccagttaactctaatgaacttatcctctgcagcagaggtaaccctgggtattcctttcctgtggcggtcctcatgagaaccagttaactctaatgaacttatcctctgcagcagaggtaaccctgggtattcctttcctgtggcggtcctcatgagaaccagttaactctaatgaacttatcctctgcagcagaggtaaccctgggtattcctttcctgtggcggtcctcatgagaaccaggtaactctaatgaacttatcctctgcagcagaggtaactctgggtattcctttcctgtggcggtcctcatgagaaccaggtaactctaatgaacttatcctctgcagcagaggtaaccctgggtattcctttcctgtggcggtcctcatgagaaccaggtaactctaatgaacttatcctctgcagcagaggtaactctgggtcttcctttcctgtggcggtcctcatgagagccagttaactctaatgaacttatcctctgcagcagaggtaaccctgggtattcctttcctgtggcggtcctcatgagaaccagttaactctaatgaacttatcctctgcagcagaggtaaccctgggtattcctttcctgtggcggtcctcatgagaaccagttaactctaatgaacttatcctctgcagcagaggtaaccctgggtcttcctttcctgtggaggtcctcatgagaaccagttaactctaatgaacttatcctctgcagcagaggtaactctgggtcttcctttcctgtggaggtcctcatgagaaccagttaactctaatgaacttatcctctgcagcagaggtaactctgggtcttcctttcctgtggcggtcctcatgagaaccagttaactctaatgaacttatcctctgcagcagaggtaactctgggtcttcctttcctgtggaggtcctcatgagaaccagttaactctaatgaacatttcctctgcagcagaggtaactctgggtattcctttcctgtggcggtcctcatgagaaccagtttcgtcatagcgcttgatgatgtttgcgactgcactttttaaaaatgttcagCATttactgacattcatgtcttaaagtaatgctgGACTGTCGTttcactttgcttgtttgagctgttcttgccataatatggacttggtcttttaccaaataggactatcttctgtataccacccctacaacacaactgattggctcaaaagcattaaggaaagaaattccacaaattaacttttaacaaggcacacctgttaattgaaatgcattccaggtgactacctcatgaagctggttgagagaatgccaagagtgtgcaaagctgtcaaagcaaaaggtggctactttgaagaatctaatttaatttgtttaacactttattggtttctagacgattccatatgtgttatttcatagctttgatgtcttcacaattattctacaatgtagaaactagtaaaaataaagaaaaacccttgaatgagtaggtgcgtccagactgttgactggtactatacataATAGCTAtttaaaaattgtcaaaatatTTCAGTGTGGCAAGTAATTGAGCAtcaacggcaccctattccctatatagtgagtGCACTAGTTCTGACCAGAGCCTTATAGGCTttaatcaaaagtagtgcactacatagggaatagggttgccaTTGAGGAAGACATAATTAACATAATTAGACATAATTACTTGAACGATACCCTGGTCTGAAgttcctctcctgtccccctccAAACAACATGGGGTAGAGGGGTGTGGTTGTTCCTGGGCCGTTCACATACAACGCTCCCACCCTCGGTGCATAGAACTGAGTAACGGAATAGGAAAATTATATAAGAACTCATCTTCCCAGAATGCAATAGAAGATAATCACAGTATCCACAGGTGATTCTAAATAGTTTTTCCTTTGCTTCCTCGCATCTTGACTCCTTCTCAAAATGCATTTGGATGTAAAAGATCTTAggtttcccccctctcctccaatacGCTTTAAGAAACACACAAGGAATCAAGGAAACACATTTCAGATTTGCCTAAAGTTCAGAAGAgtcctgacccctgaccttgtGTCCTACAATGGTGAGGTAATCCACTCCCAGGTCACGGGCGTCGACCCGCACCTTGCCTATGGCCTGGGCCGCGTCAGTGTGCAGGAGGATTCTATGTTGACGCTGTCTGTTGACAAAGCTgaccctctgacagagctctctgATTGGCTGTCAGGAAAAACACACAAGGTAGTCAAGTAATAATTCTGTTAGTAATATCTGTGATTAagatacactacataaccaaaagtatgtagacacctgctcatccaacatctcattcccaaAAGCATGAATACGGAATTGGTCTCCATTTTGCTGCTAGAACAGTCTCCACTTCTCGGGAAAGCTTTCCactggatgttggaacattgcagcaaggatttgcttccattcagccacaagagcattagtgaggtcgggcactgatgttgggcgattaggcctggctcgcagtctgaaTTCTAATTCATCCAAaagaggttgaggtcagggctctgtgcaggctagtcaagttcttccacatcgatctcgacaaaccatcgATGTATGGACATCGCTTTATGCACGGGGGCAccgtcatgctgaaacaggaaagggccttccccaaactgttgcctcaCAGTTTGGGGAAGACAGACCTGACAGAATTGTTTacaatatcattgtatgctgtagtgttaacgtttcccttcactggaactaaggaacCTAAACCATGAATAACAGCTCCacatcattattcctcctccaccaaactttacagttggcaacattggggcaggtagcattcttctggcatccgccaaacccagattcatccgttggACTACCAGAtcgtgaagtgtgattcatcactccagagaacgtgtttccactgctccagagtccaatggcggcgagatttacaccactccagctgatgcttggcattgcgcatggtgatcttaggcttgtgtgcagctgctcggccatggaaacccatttcatgaagctcccgattaacagttcttgtgctgactttgcttccagatgTAGTTTGTAACTTGGTAGTGAGTGCTGCAGCTGAGGACAGACCATTTATGCACTTCAGTGGTTCTGTGAGCtcatgtggcctaccacttaccTACCACCTacgactgagccgttgttgctcctagacgttttgtACTTCACAATAACTGCACTCACAGTTGACAGGGGGAAGCTCTAACAGgccagaaatttgatgaactgacttgttggaaaggtggcatcctatgacagtaccACATTGATAGTCTATtaggattgcatggctgtgtgcttgactttatacacctgtcagcaacaggtgtggctgaaataactgaatccactcatttgaattgATGTCCAGAtacttttgtgtgtatatatatatatatatatatatagtgtatgttagtaatatacactgagtgttaaaaacattaggaacacctgctctttccataacagaCCAGgtcaatccaggtgaaagatatgatcccttattgcaGAGGTTCTTAAACATTTTCAGCATGGGACCCAAATGAtccaaatgagaaattctgtgtttttCTTGGGACACAGGCTTAGGTAAATATGCAACTATACATACATATCggtacatttcattgcccttatgccGAAAACAAATATAGACAGAAACAaataacaatgaaaataaatattAATATAAATTTCTATTCATGTTTATTTTCTCCTATTAAAAACACTCTTACGtatctgtctaggttggaactggtGCTGTTAGAATACAATAAATCATtttcattctgaactggaataaacggattgatcacatcacacagatgaaTAACAGAACAGACACACAGGCGTTTTGATAGTGAAACCGTAAGAAACAGTACAGATGaacaatgatcaggcctactgtccatcttactgtagaaagaaagtctaggttggaactgttgctgtttaaaaaatacaatcgttttttttttattcGAACGAGAATAAACTGATTGGTCACATCACATTTCTGGTCACATGATGTggaccagaaaacacacacacctaatgagaggtctgttctgtccatgtctattctgggctcaGTTTTAGACACTGCAACCCAGAGGTGATGCTCAGCATTGAGTCCATTTCTGTACTTGTTGTTTTAAAGTATGCCAGAGTTGAGAACCCTGACTCACACAGGAATATGGTACCAAACTGGACCAGAACATCTACTACTTTCTCAGTCAGACAGGAAaccacttcctgttgtagatttttatttatttattttatttattttacctttaccaggtaggcaagttgagaacaagttctcatttacaattgcgacctggccaagataaagcaaagcagttcgacagataaaacgacacagagttacacatggagtaaaaacaaacatacagtcaataatgcagtataaacaagtctatatacaatgtgagcaaatgaggtgagaagggaggtaaaggcaaaaaaggccatgatggcaaagtaaatacaatatagcaagtaaaatactggaatggtagttttgcaatggaagaatgtgcaaagtagaaataaaaaaattatggggtgcaaaggagcaaaataaataaataaataaaaattaaatacagttgggaaagaggtagttgtttgggctaaattataggtgggctatgtacaggtgcagtaatctgtgagctgctctgacagttggtgcttaaagctagtgagggagataagtgtttccagtttcagagatttttgtagttcgttccagtcattggcagcagagaactggaaggagaggcggccaaagaaagaattggttttgggggtgactagagagatatacctgctggagcgtgtgctacaggtgggagatgctatggtgaccagcgagctgagataaggggggactttacctagcagggtcttgtagatgacatggagccagtgggtttggcgacgagtatgaagcgagggccagccaacgagagcgtacaggtcgcaatggtgggtagtatatggggctttggtgataaaacggattgcactgtgatagactgcatccaatttgttgagtagggtattggaggctattttgtaaatgacatcgccaaagtcgaggattggtaggatggtcagttttacaagggtatgtttggcagcatgagtgaaggatgctttgttgcgaaataggaagccaattctagatttaactttggattggagatgtttgatatgggtctggaaggagagtttacagtctaaccagacacctaagtatttgtagttgtccacgtattctaagtcagagccgtccagagtagtgatgttggacaggcgggtaggtgcaggtagcgatcggttgaagagcatgcatttagttttacttgtatttaagagcaattggaggccacagaaggagagttgtatggcattgaagcttgcctggagggttgttaacacagtgtccaaagaagggccggaagtatacagaatggtgtcgtctgcgtagaggtggatcagggactcaccagcagcaagagcgacctcattgatgtatacagagaagagagtcggtccaagaattgaaccctgtggcacccccatagagactgccagaggtccggacagcagaccctccgatttgacacactgaactctatcagagaagtagttggtgaaccaggcgaggcaatcatttgagaaaccaaggctgtcgagtctgccgatgaggatatggtgattgacagagtcgaaagccttggccagatcaatgaatacggctgcacagtaatgtttcttatcgatggcggttaagatatcgtttaggaccttgagcgtggctgaggtgcacccatgaccagctctgaaaccagattgcatagcagagaaggtatggtgagattcgaaatggtcggtaatctgtttgttgacttggctttcgaagaccttagaaaggcacggtaggatagatataggtctgtagcagtttgggtcaagaatgtccccccctttgaagagggggatgaccgcagctgctttccaatctttgggaatctcagacgacacgaaagagaggttgaacaggctagtaataggggtggcaacaatttcggcagataattttagaaagaaagggtccagattgtctagcccggctgatttgtaggggtccagattttgcagctctttcagaacatcagctgaatggatttgggagaaggagaaatggggaaggcttgggcgagttgctgttgggggtgcagtgctgttgtccggggtaggagtagccaggtggaaagcatggccagccgtagaaaaatgcttattgaaattctcaattatggtggatttatcagtggtgacagtgtttcctatcttcagtgcagtgggcagctgggaggaggtgttcttattctccatggactttacagtgtcccagaacttttttgagttagtgttgcaggaagcaaatttctgcttgaaaaagctagccttggcttttctaactgcctgtgtataatgatttctagcttccctgaacagctgcatatcacgggggctgttcgatgctaatgcagaacgccataggatgtttttgtgttggatgaacaacccagaactgtgtgagtgggTTCACAGTCAGACAGGAGACCACTTTctgttgtagatgaacaacccagaactgtgtgagggGGTTCTCAGTCAGACAAGAAaccacttcctgttgtagatggaacaacccagaactgtgtgagggGGTTCACCTCAAAAAGCATCTTGCTTCAATCAGTtttttattccagttcagaataacaatgattatttattttaacagcaacagttccaacctagactagttttcaacaataatttctacagtaaaatgtacagtaggcctgatcattgttTATCGTCGTATGTACTGTTACTAGGGTTGCACGATCAGTAACTTGCTTTGGATGTTAGATATTAGCTATGTACAAAGCCAGGGaattgtttgaaagagaaactcacatctactactattaatatttaGGATCTGTGgacaagtgtttgtgtgtgtgttaggaccaTTTAGGTGTGAAAAACGAGGCCATGCTGCCCGCCCGTCCGTCTGCccgtctgggtgtgtgtgtccctcacCATTAGGACTCCTGTCTCGTTGTTAGCCATCATGATAGAGATGAGACAGGTGGCGGGGCGGACAGCagccaacacatcctccacctccaccctcccCGTCACCTTGGAAACCGCCACTGACGTCACATCTAAGACAACAACCCAGATAGGCCTATGTCAAGTCATTGACTGTTAAGGACAACATTTGGTGTATTTATCAGTTACTGGAAACACAAACGATCCTTATTACAGTATAATGATTTATGTACGTACAGTACTGAGTGACTAAAGTTCTCGTTCAACTTAAGTGTTATCCGttaataaaacaatatatatgattgatcatcatcatcttcatcatcatcatcataatttaGCACACAGTAAATAAATATGAATCCAGAACAGTGTTAAACCCCACCTGCCGTGGCGTCCTTCAGCAGGTGTTCAGCGGTCAGTCTGACAGAGTCATGCTCTACGTTAGAGACGAGGATATGAGGTAGAGGCCAGGCTGAGGTTCCGCTGTTCTCATGGcgatgtctctcccctctctgctctgctgtccTGCAGCTCTCTCTGTAGGCCTCCAGGGCACTGTGGAACACCAGGTTATTGGCCTGAAGAGAACGGAGGAAAGTAAAGATCGCTGGCAATTCCAACGGTAGGTTATATCGCTGAGAGCACGCACCAATCACATTGTGTTGTTTTGAGCCAGTCAATAAGCCagatgtcatgttgtgttcatGTACAGTATAACGAGACTGTCAGTCTACCTCAGTCCCACCAGAGGTGAAGATGATGTCATCTGCTTTCCCCCCCACCATTCTAGCCACATTCTCTCTCGCCTGGGTAATGATCTTCTTTGCTTTCACTCCTGGAACAAGGAAGAGACGACtaaattcaaacacacacacatagctaaaCACGTTAATAAAATCAGCGGGGGTGACAAGATGGACAAAACAGAACATAAAAAACACACTTCCAAGGTCGGTGCCAACCCCTCCCCCGGTGCCAACCCCTCCCCGGGTACCAACCCCTCACCGGGTACCAACCCCTCACCCGGTGCCAACCCCTCACCCGGTGCCAACCCCTCCCCCGGTGCCAACCCCTCCCCCGGTGCCAACCCCTCCCCCGGTGCCAACCCCTCACCGGGTGCCAACCCCTCCCCCGGTGCCAACCCCTAACCCGGTGCCAACCCCTCACCGGGTGCCAACCCCTCACCGGGTACCAACCCCTCACCGGGTGCCAACCCCTCCCCCGGTGCCAACCCCTAACCCGGTGCCAACCCCTCACCGGGTACCAACCCCTCACCGGGTACCAACCCCTCACCGGGTACCAACCCCTCACCGGGTGCCAACCCCTCACCCGGTGCCAACCCCTCACCCGGTGCCAACCCCTCACCGGGTACCAACCCCTCACCCGGTGCCAACCCCTCACCCGGTGCCAACCCCTCACCCGGTGCCAACCCCTCACCTGGTACCAACCCCTCACCTGGTGTGTAGGTACTACTGGGGTTTCCCCAGGCCTCGTGCAAGGCTTCAGTAACAGCCTGGATCACCTGTGGCTCCAGTGGGGTGGTGGCGTTATAGTCCATGTAGATCCTGTATTACAGAGAGGTAGTACATTAAACCATTAGTAAGGAGGTGGGCGAAGACAGGATGTGCCATGAAATAGGCCTAGTAAAACAATATGTCTACAGGGAGGGAATCCTGTGGAGTCGTTCGAAGCCAAATAGATAAGAGCATGAGGAACCACAGGAACTCAATGGGTTGTAGTGGTCTCCCATCGACCCCTCTGTGACAAACAGTGATACCACTTACCTGTCCTCGTCCATGTCTGGAATATACGTGTGTATATGGCCGTCAAATGGAAGATCTGAGTGCGCATGCCCATTGGCACCACCTGTGTCTGAATGATGTGAGAGTGCGTGGTGGTCATCCAAGGAAGTGACTGTATGGCCATCAGATGCAGCTGAATGG harbors:
- the scly gene encoding selenocysteine lyase, with translation MSEPVKASSGTRDPRDHSHRSVDGRPFSHHSAASDGHTVTSLDDHHALSHHSDTGGANGHAHSDLPFDGHIHTYIPDMDEDRIYMDYNATTPLEPQVIQAVTEALHEAWGNPSSTYTPGVKAKKIITQARENVARMVGGKADDIIFTSGGTEANNLVFHSALEAYRESCRTAEQRGERHRHENSGTSAWPLPHILVSNVEHDSVRLTAEHLLKDATADVTSVAVSKVTGRVEVEDVLAAVRPATCLISIMMANNETGVLMPIRELCQRVSFVNRQRQHRILLHTDAAQAIGKVRVDARDLGVDYLTIVGHKFYAPRVGALYVNGPGTTTPLYPMLFGGGQERNFRPGTENTPMIAGLGKAAELVNANLTEYETHMLDTRDYLEEQLEAIFGRERIHFNSHFPDSETLPNTCNVSILGAGLQGRKVLSSCRRLLASVGAACHSHRGDRPSHILLSCGIPEEVAANALRLSVGRGTSRAEVGLVVEDLKNAVERLEGLN